In Oryza brachyantha chromosome 1, ObraRS2, whole genome shotgun sequence, the following are encoded in one genomic region:
- the LOC102718971 gene encoding homeobox protein LUMINIDEPENDENS, with translation MELVPLKPAAGALVESSGGGAAFGDSIPATVAAQQEMLHAQVDQLRRLVVAQCRLTGVNPLAQEMAAGALCIKIGKRPRDLLNPKAVKSMQSLFAVKDTIGKKETREISASCGVTVTQVREFFASQRTQVRKFVRLSREKALRLQSSKAPDNLCYISSEQAPVDIEAHAQVIEPLRTLEPLDVQQSSLQHVMVPQISSQLPVVPPSYAIPVAPTDIMQVTVQLTDAKTNSDSIQKETKQDGVSTGVESEDKKFLESIFALMRKENTFSGQVKLMESILQINNVTVLSWFLTMGGLAIVSTWLGEAVNEEQTTVILVIFKLLLHLPLHKALPAHMSTVLQTINRLRFYRTQDISSKARNLLSRLSKVLVRSQALKKSQKNLICKQRINEILRDESWKSEVGITEGILALTEDASESRMPEAKKTPLLLTASADESNKKSSLQTKSKERRKVLLVEHPNRKAVGKNVNPARSTSTNSSRPLSADDIQKAKMRAMFMQEKYGKVDTSKVTDKPHTMEIQKSSGLVDSNAPLVPRSPLTSIIKQSVDPSPSTSKQSILSPPDKPEVPVSSKLNIATQENIIEKFDSKRVLWQIPPDVWIDPAWSLGTGENSKEFEVQTQRNRREKETFYTSLKDIPLNPKDPWDVEMDFDDSLTPEIPIDQPPDADAMETNSVGTAPPNIEVPVADKQVGSTSLISPVVAAGANGAASEPDLELLAVLLKNPQLVFALTSNQGGTLPSEQTVALLDMLKQTGLGLSELVNGLANNSGVQKEPESGPETIPTSLPSPTPPKDLAARDGWRSEFPSQMRTSNLQRTHLPNRANVPPIASTVQQSFSNVVSSLPSQPYASASALPAQIQTNILALAQSSISVNPSTQHVAPMNNLLSRATVHQHTQSYALASDPIAVAVHQQPAVNKLAHEVQNISHPSTTHSSVPEPHASHTSHTWQPSAATVATTGRNATPDRWSTRTTSAFNVAPSNPVTYPKQNAYSNHSTKGTTYNAYGSTPVTSHSLLPGQGRDRNGYTHTTEYQTTARDALRRNSRSPELGAGAVYGGSQSYVPEPSRQWSYGQQSYNPEPSRQWSSGQQSYNSAEPSRQWSSQQQQQQQGYNNPAEPSRQWSSSQQQGYNPEPSRLWNSGRQSQNPEAPRQWNQHGKQERYNPTDGRNSYDQRWRR, from the exons ATGGAGCTCGTCCCCCTCAAGCCCGCGGCCGGCGCGCTGGTCGAGTCGTCGGGCGGAGGGGCCGCCTTCGGGGACTCGATCCCCGCCACCGTGGCGGCGCAGCAGGAGATGCTGCACGCGCAGGTGGACCAGCTCCggcgcctcgtcgtcgcccagTGCCGCCTCACCGGCGTCAACCCCCTCGCCCAGGAGATG GCTGCTGGCGCCTTGTGTATCAAGATAG gtaaAAGGCCAAGGGATTTGTTAAATCCAAAGGCTGTCAAGTCCATGCAGTCACTTTTCGCTGTGAAGGATACtattggaaaaaaagaaactcgGGAAATTAGTGCATCTTGTGGGGTTACTGTTACACAG GTGAGGGAGTTTTTTGCAAGTCAACGCACACAAGTAAGAAAATTTGTTCGCTTGTCACGAGAGAAGGCCCTGAGATTACAGTCATCCAAGGCTCCTGACAATTTGTGCTACATAAGCAGTGAGCAGGCACCTGTTGACATTGAGGCACATGCTCAGGTTATTGAACCTTTGAGAACTTTAGAACCATTGGATGTGCAACAAAGCTCTTTGCAGCATGTGATGGTTCCTCAAATCTCTTCGCAACTACCGGTGGTCCCGCCGAGCTATGCTATCCCTGTTGCCCCTACAGACATAATGCAAGTAACTGTGCAACTAACTGATGCTAAGACTAATTCTGATTCCATTCAAAAGGAAACTAAGCAAGATGGAGTTTCTACTGGAGTTGAGTCAGAAGATAAGAAATTTCTGGAAAGTATCTTTGCTTTAATGCGGAAAGAGAATACATTCTCTGGACAGGTCAAATTGATGGAATCAATTCTgcaaataaacaatgtaactgTTCTTAGTTG GTTTTTAACAATGGGTGGTTTGGCAATTGTATCAACATGGTTGGGTGAAGCAGTTAATGAGGAGCAAACAACAGTTATTCTTGTTATTTTCAAg TTGCTCCTTCACCTCCCATTACATAAAGCTCTGCCAGCCCACATGTCAACTGTATTGCAAACTATTAACAGGTTGCGGTTTTATAGGACACAAG ACATATCAAGCAAGGCGCGGAACCTCCTCTCCAGGTTAAGCAAAGTCCTTGTAAGGAGTCAAGCATTGAAGAAATCTCAAAAGAACCTGATCTGTAAACAAAG gATAAATGAAATTCTCCGTGACGAGTCTTGGAAATCTGAAGTTGGTATTACC GAGGGGATCCTCGCCTTGACTGAAGATGCAAGCGAGAGCAG AATGCCTGAGGCCAAAAAAACTCCATTACTGCTCACTGCTTCTGCTGAtgaatcaaataaaaagagtTCTCTGCAGACAA AGTCCAAAGAGAGAAGGAAAGTTCTACTTGTAGAACATCCAAACCGGAAAGCCGTTGGCAAGAATGTTAATCCTGCAAGAAGCACATCTACGAATAGTAGCAGACCATTATCTGCAGATGATATCCAAAAAGCAAAGATGCGTGCCATGTTTATGCAAGAGAAATATGGCAAGGTTGACACGAGCAAAGTGACTGATAAACCACATACAATGGAAATTCAAAAATCATCTGGGCTAGTTGACTCAAATGCACCGCTTGTGCCCAGAAGCCCTCTAACTTCAATCATTAAACAATCTGTTGACCCAAGCCCATCCACTTCTAAGCAAAGCATACTATCTCCACCTGATAAGCCAGAAGTCCCAGTTAGCTCGAAGCTGAACATAGCAACCCAAGAAAACATCATAGAGAAATTTGACTCCAAGAGAGTTCTTTGGCAGATACCACCAG ATGTATGGATAGACCCTGCTTGGAGTTTAGGAACGGGAGAGAACAGCAAGGAATTTGAGGTTCAAACACAGAGAAACCGGCGTGAGAAGGAGACCTTTTATACTAGTCTAAAGGACATACCTTTGAATCCAAAGGACCCATGGGATGTGGAAATGGACTTTGATGACAGCCTTACACCGGAAATTCCAATTGACCAGCCGCCAGATGCCGATGCTATGGAAACAAATAGTGTGGGCACAGCCCCTCCAAACATTGAGGTTCCTGTTGCAGACAAGCAAGTTGGATCAACCTCATTGATATCTCCAGTGGTTGCTGCTGGTGCAAACGGTGCAGCTTCTGAGCCAGATCTTGAGCTGCTTGCCGTGTTGCTCAAGAATCCACAGCTTGTCTTTGCTCTAACTTCCAACCAGGGCGGGACTTTGCCAAGTGAGCAGACCGTTGCACTTCTTGACATGCTGAAGCAGACTGGCCTTGGACTATCAGAGCTGGTAAATGGTCTGGCCAACAATTCCGGGGTCCAAAAAGAGCCTGAATCTGGTCCTGAAACTATACCTACTTCGCTTCCTTCACCAACTCCTCCAAAAGACCTTGCAGCCAGG GATGGCTGGAGATCAGAGTTCCCATCACAAATGAGGACCTCAAACTTGCAGCGAACACATTTGCCGAACAGAGCAAATGTACCTCCTATTGCCAGCACCGTGCAGCAAAGTTTCTCAAATGTTGTCAGTTCGTTGCCTTCACAACCTTATGCATCAGCTTCTGCTTTGCCTGCACAAATACAAACTAATATCCTGGCTCTTGCTCAGTCGTCGATCTCCGTAAATCCTTCTACCCAACATGTTGCTCCGATGAATAACCTTCTGAGCAGAGCTACGGTACATCAGCATACCCAATCATATGCTTTAGCGTCTGATCCTATTGCAGTGGCCGTCCATCAGCAGCCAGCGGTGAACAAACTAGCCCATGAGGTTCAGAATATCTCACACCCTTCTACAACACATTCTTCGGTGCCTGAACCACATGCCTCTCACACATCACACACCTGGCAACCTAGTGCTGCTACTGTTGCCACAACTGGACGAAATGCTACACCTGATCGATGGTCTACTCGCACTACTAGTGCCTTTAACGTTGCACCATCAAACCCAGTGACTTATCCTAAGCAGAATGCTTATAGTAACCACAGTACAAAAGGTACTACATACAATGCTTATGGTTCAACTCCTGTAACGTCCCATTCCCTCCTCCCAGGGCAGGGACGGGACAGAAATGGCTACACCCACACAACAGAGTACCAGACGACAGCGAGAGACGCCCTACGGCGAAATTCGCGATCTCCTGAGCTTGGTGCTGGTGCTGTCTATGGTGGCTCACAAAGCTATGTACCCGAGCCCTCGAGACAGTGGAGCTACGGGCAACAGAGCTACAATCCTGAGCCTTCTAGGCAGTGGAGTTCTGGGCAACAGAGCTACAACTCTGCTGAGCCTTCAAGGCAGTGGAGctcccagcagcagcagcagcagcagggctACAACAACCCAGCTGAGCCTTCGAGGCAGTGGAGTTCTTCACAGCAGCAGGGATACAATCCTGAGCCTTCAAGGCTCTGGAATTCAGGTCGTCAGAGTCAAAACCCTGAGGCACCGAGACAATGGAATCAACATGGAAAGCAAGAACGTTACAATCCGACAGATGGTAGAAATTCCTACGATCAACGCTGGAGGAGATGA